A genome region from Streptomyces sp. S4.7 includes the following:
- a CDS encoding LacI family DNA-binding transcriptional regulator has translation MTVSLKDVAERAGVSIKTVSNVVNNYRHVTPAMRARVQLAIDELGYRPNLTARHLRKGRTGIIALAVPELGNPYFAELAGSVIDVAAEHEYTVLLDHTGGRREQEVLVSQGFRARVIDGLILSPIELETEDLLGRDQDAPLVLLGEREYDLPYDHIAIDNVAAARTAVRHLLDLGRSRIAFLGARTDRVNEPSHLRLRGWRAELKAAGLPSPDSLIAPTGGWDHANGADAMNQLLDSGATPDAVFAYNDLIAIGAMRVLSERGLRVPEDVAVVGFDDITEGRYGAVTLTTISPDKQTIARLAVRSVVNRLLGTGDPVGAGPRELRADFRLVERESTLGRV, from the coding sequence GTGACCGTCAGCCTCAAGGACGTCGCGGAACGAGCGGGCGTTTCCATCAAGACCGTCTCGAACGTGGTGAACAACTACCGGCATGTCACGCCGGCGATGCGGGCCCGGGTCCAGCTGGCCATCGACGAACTCGGCTACCGGCCGAATCTCACGGCCCGCCATCTGCGCAAGGGGCGCACCGGGATCATCGCCCTGGCGGTGCCCGAGCTGGGCAACCCGTACTTCGCCGAGCTGGCGGGCTCGGTCATCGACGTGGCCGCGGAGCACGAGTACACCGTGCTGCTCGACCACACCGGTGGCCGCCGCGAGCAGGAGGTCCTGGTCAGCCAGGGGTTCCGGGCACGGGTGATCGACGGGCTGATCCTGAGCCCCATCGAGCTGGAGACCGAGGATCTGCTCGGCCGCGACCAGGACGCGCCGCTGGTGCTGCTCGGGGAGCGGGAGTACGACCTGCCGTACGACCACATCGCGATCGACAACGTGGCCGCCGCCCGGACGGCGGTACGGCACCTGCTGGATCTCGGCCGGTCCAGGATCGCGTTCCTGGGCGCCAGGACCGACCGGGTGAACGAGCCGTCGCACCTGCGGCTGCGCGGCTGGCGCGCCGAGCTGAAGGCGGCCGGGCTGCCGTCGCCGGACTCCCTGATCGCCCCGACGGGCGGCTGGGACCACGCCAACGGCGCCGACGCGATGAACCAGCTCCTCGACTCGGGCGCGACCCCCGACGCGGTCTTCGCGTACAACGACCTGATCGCCATCGGGGCGATGCGGGTGCTCTCCGAGCGGGGGCTGCGGGTCCCCGAGGACGTCGCCGTCGTCGGCTTCGACGACATCACCGAGGGGCGCTACGGCGCTGTGACCCTCACCACGATCTCGCCGGACAAACAGACCATCGCCCGCCTCGCGGTGCGCTCCGTCGTCAACCGGCTGCTGGGCACCGGGGACCCGGTCGGGGCCGGCCCCCGTGAACTCCGCGCCGATTTCCGGCTGGTGGAGCGGGAGAGCACGCTGGGCCGCGTCTGA
- the glgC gene encoding glucose-1-phosphate adenylyltransferase, whose translation MRGGPSVLGIVLAGGEGKRLMPLTADRAKPAVTFGGTYRLVDFVLSNLVNGDVMRNCVLTQYKSHSLDRHVSTTWRMSSLLGNYVTPVPAQQRLGPRWYLGSADAILQSLNLVHDEQPDYIAVFGADHVYRMDPRQMLQRHIESGAGVTVAGIRVPRAEASSFGIITPGPDGTRVDRFQEKPSDAPGLPGDPEHVFASMGNYLFTTKILVDALHRDAEDRTSVHDMGGSILPMLTEQGMAQVYDFDDNHVPGETPREHGYWRDVGTLDSYYDAHMDLISHQPEFNLDNRRWPIYTHAGQLPPARFVAGGIASESIVGPGCVIRGQVTRSVLSPGVVIEEGAVVQGSVLHDNVRVGRGAVVRGSILDKNVDVPPGATIGVNPGRDEELYTVSKNGVIALGKGQPVL comes from the coding sequence CTGGCGGGCGGGGAAGGCAAGCGGCTGATGCCGCTGACGGCCGACCGCGCCAAACCGGCGGTGACCTTCGGCGGTACGTACCGCCTGGTGGACTTCGTCCTGTCGAATCTCGTCAATGGCGACGTCATGCGCAACTGCGTGCTGACGCAGTACAAGTCGCACTCGCTGGACCGCCATGTCAGCACCACCTGGCGGATGTCCAGTCTGCTGGGGAACTACGTCACGCCGGTGCCCGCCCAGCAGCGGCTCGGCCCGCGCTGGTACCTCGGCAGCGCGGACGCGATACTCCAGTCCCTCAATCTCGTCCATGACGAACAGCCGGACTACATCGCGGTGTTCGGCGCCGACCATGTGTACCGCATGGACCCCCGGCAGATGCTTCAACGGCACATCGAGAGCGGCGCCGGGGTCACCGTCGCCGGCATCAGGGTGCCGCGCGCCGAGGCCTCGTCGTTCGGGATCATCACGCCCGGACCGGACGGCACCCGTGTCGACCGGTTCCAGGAGAAGCCGTCCGACGCGCCGGGACTGCCGGGCGACCCCGAGCACGTCTTCGCCTCGATGGGCAACTACCTCTTCACCACCAAGATCCTGGTGGACGCGCTGCACCGCGACGCCGAGGACCGGACCTCGGTCCATGACATGGGCGGCTCGATCCTGCCGATGCTCACCGAGCAGGGCATGGCGCAGGTCTACGACTTCGACGACAACCACGTGCCGGGCGAGACCCCGCGCGAGCACGGCTACTGGCGGGACGTGGGCACGCTCGACTCGTACTACGACGCGCACATGGATCTGATCTCGCACCAGCCGGAGTTCAACCTCGACAACAGACGCTGGCCCATCTACACGCACGCGGGCCAGCTCCCGCCCGCGCGGTTCGTCGCCGGCGGCATCGCGAGCGAGTCCATCGTGGGCCCCGGCTGTGTCATCCGCGGCCAGGTGACCCGCTCCGTCCTGTCTCCGGGCGTGGTGATCGAGGAGGGAGCCGTGGTGCAGGGGTCGGTGCTCCACGACAACGTACGGGTGGGCCGCGGCGCGGTCGTACGCGGCTCGATACTCGACAAGAACGTGGACGTCCCGCCCGGCGCCACGATCGGCGTCAATCCCGGGCGGGACGAGGAGCTGTACACGGTCTCGAAGAACGGGGTCATCGCACTCGGGAAGGGCCAGCCGGTTCTCTAG
- a CDS encoding sugar ABC transporter ATP-binding protein: MLSVTGLTKTFPGARALDGVDFAALPGEVHALIGENGAGKSTLIKVLTGVYQPDEGEIVHAGAPVRFQTPLEAQHAGISTIYQEVNLVPLMSVARNLFLGREPRNRFGLIDFRRMHGEADEALRSLGLRVDVKRPLRTLGVGAQQMVALARAVSVDARVVIMDEPTSSLEPREVSTLFGVIRMLKERDIAVVYVSHRLDELYEVCDKVTVLRDGKLVHTGPIAELDRLRLVSLMLGREMGEVSSEGVTRFTGDHHAGREPVLSATELTVRHTLHEVSVEVRPGEVVGLGGLLGSGRSETAKAIAGALPPDSGKVVVAGSAVRTGSTPAAIRAGISLLPEDRKAEGIVPGLSVRENIALAALPGLSRFGLVDDTKVDKIVNTFMKRLRIKASGPHQKVGELSGGNQQKVLLARWLAMQPKVLLLDEPTRGIDVGAKAEVQGLIDELADEGLGVLLISSDMEELIEGSDRVVVLKDGAVVAELTGDDVTQDRLLQAIAAAPESDAALKTVAPDAAAIVAPGSAPVAPEPAPAAVPVDKTSSGGERDHD, translated from the coding sequence GTGCTGTCGGTCACCGGTCTGACCAAGACGTTCCCGGGCGCACGCGCGCTCGACGGCGTGGACTTCGCCGCCCTTCCGGGCGAGGTCCACGCGCTCATCGGCGAGAACGGCGCCGGGAAGTCCACCCTCATCAAGGTGCTCACCGGTGTGTACCAGCCCGACGAGGGCGAGATCGTCCACGCGGGCGCTCCCGTGCGCTTCCAGACCCCTCTGGAGGCGCAGCACGCCGGGATCTCCACGATCTACCAGGAGGTCAATCTCGTCCCGCTGATGAGCGTGGCGCGCAATCTGTTCCTGGGGCGCGAGCCCCGGAACAGGTTCGGCCTGATCGACTTCCGCCGGATGCACGGCGAGGCCGACGAGGCGCTGCGCTCGCTCGGGCTCCGGGTCGACGTCAAGCGTCCGCTGCGCACGCTCGGCGTCGGCGCGCAGCAGATGGTGGCGCTCGCCAGGGCGGTCTCCGTCGACGCGCGGGTGGTCATCATGGACGAGCCGACGTCGTCGCTCGAACCCCGCGAGGTGAGCACCCTGTTCGGCGTGATCAGGATGCTCAAGGAGCGCGACATCGCGGTGGTGTACGTGAGCCACCGACTGGACGAGCTGTACGAGGTCTGCGACAAGGTCACGGTCCTGCGGGACGGCAAGCTCGTGCACACGGGGCCGATCGCGGAGCTCGACCGGCTGCGTCTGGTGTCGCTGATGCTCGGCCGGGAGATGGGAGAGGTGAGCAGCGAGGGGGTCACCAGATTCACCGGGGACCACCACGCGGGCCGTGAACCGGTGCTCAGCGCAACCGAATTGACGGTCCGCCATACGCTGCACGAGGTCTCGGTCGAGGTGCGGCCCGGTGAGGTCGTGGGCCTCGGCGGGCTGCTCGGCTCGGGCCGTAGCGAGACGGCGAAGGCCATCGCGGGCGCGCTGCCGCCGGACTCCGGGAAGGTGGTGGTGGCGGGCTCCGCCGTACGTACGGGTTCCACGCCCGCCGCCATCCGGGCCGGCATCAGCCTGCTGCCGGAGGACCGCAAGGCCGAGGGCATCGTCCCCGGCCTCTCGGTCCGGGAGAACATCGCGCTGGCCGCACTGCCCGGCCTCTCCCGGTTCGGTCTGGTGGACGACACCAAGGTCGACAAGATCGTAAACACCTTCATGAAGCGGCTGCGGATCAAGGCATCGGGGCCGCATCAGAAGGTCGGCGAGCTGTCCGGCGGCAATCAGCAGAAGGTGCTGCTGGCCCGCTGGCTGGCGATGCAGCCGAAGGTGCTGCTGCTGGACGAACCGACCCGTGGCATCGATGTCGGTGCCAAGGCCGAGGTGCAGGGCCTGATCGACGAACTCGCCGACGAGGGGCTCGGGGTGCTGCTGATCTCCTCCGACATGGAGGAGCTGATCGAGGGGTCGGACCGGGTGGTGGTTCTCAAGGACGGCGCCGTCGTGGCGGAGCTGACCGGGGACGACGTCACCCAGGACCGGCTGCTGCAGGCGATCGCGGCGGCCCCCGAGTCGGACGCGGCGCTCAAGACGGTCGCTCCCGACGCCGCCGCGATCGTGGCACCGGGGTCCGCGCCGGTGGCACCGGAGCCGGCCCCCGCCGCCGTACCGGTCGACAAGACCTCCTCGGGAGGGGAGAGGGACCATGACTGA
- a CDS encoding ABC transporter permease, whose amino-acid sequence MTELALKGAPLDRARLLRLLQDYGVYAGVAVLLLVNIALTPHFLSTENFRTQAVQVAPVLIVALGMALAIGSEGVDLSVGSVMALSTSLLSLYLGYGPWVALIVAMLGGAVIGLANGSLIAFIGVQPIVATLALMVAGRGIALVLLPQLKDVRDPGMSSLGSGDLFGIPYLVLIAAALALAVGFTVRRTTFGRQLLAIGDSRPAAQLAGLPVRRVLILVYVIAGVLAAIAGVLATARLQASDPTSLGTLMELSAITAVVVGGTPLSGGRIRIGGTVAGAVLIQLLTATLIKHDLPPSWTQIAQAVVIVLAVYAARERGKR is encoded by the coding sequence ATGACTGAACTCGCCCTGAAGGGCGCCCCCCTCGACCGCGCGCGGCTGCTGCGCCTGCTCCAGGACTACGGGGTGTACGCGGGCGTCGCCGTCCTGCTGCTGGTCAACATCGCGCTCACCCCGCACTTCCTGTCGACGGAGAACTTCCGTACCCAGGCCGTGCAGGTGGCGCCGGTGCTGATCGTCGCGCTGGGCATGGCGCTGGCCATCGGCAGCGAGGGCGTCGACCTGTCGGTGGGCTCCGTGATGGCTCTCTCGACCTCACTGCTGTCGCTGTACCTCGGCTACGGGCCGTGGGTCGCGCTGATCGTCGCGATGCTGGGCGGCGCCGTCATCGGTCTCGCCAACGGCTCGCTCATCGCGTTCATCGGCGTCCAGCCCATTGTCGCGACACTGGCGTTGATGGTCGCGGGACGCGGTATCGCCCTGGTACTGCTGCCGCAGCTCAAGGACGTACGGGACCCGGGAATGTCCTCGCTCGGCTCGGGCGATCTGTTCGGCATCCCGTATCTCGTGCTGATCGCCGCCGCCCTGGCACTCGCCGTCGGATTCACCGTGCGGCGTACGACCTTCGGCCGCCAGCTCCTCGCGATCGGCGACAGCCGGCCCGCGGCGCAGCTCGCCGGGCTGCCGGTGCGCCGCGTGCTGATCCTCGTCTACGTCATCGCGGGCGTGCTCGCCGCGATCGCCGGAGTGCTCGCCACCGCGAGGCTCCAAGCCAGCGACCCGACCTCGCTCGGCACCCTGATGGAGCTGTCGGCGATCACCGCGGTGGTCGTCGGCGGCACCCCGCTCAGCGGCGGCCGGATCCGGATCGGGGGCACGGTGGCGGGCGCCGTACTGATCCAGTTGCTGACGGCGACGCTCATCAAGCACGATCTGCCGCCGTCGTGGACGCAGATCGCCCAGGCCGTGGTGATCGTGCTCGCGGTCTACGCGGCTCGCGAACGGGGAAAGCGATGA
- a CDS encoding ABC transporter substrate-binding protein: protein MKLSAARRTATTTVLAASLVGALALSGCAKSEDDGSDKSSSAGDKDSGQVVATPGADDKTCDIAQFGGEKIDLKTATVGFSQSEKEANPFRIAETASIKAEAEERGIRLLTANAQTQFSKQISDVQDLIAKGADLLVIAPLNSDGWGPVLRSAAAKKIPIVTIDRKINATACKDYVSFIGSDFIEQGKRAADQMIEATGGKGEVAILLGAAGNNVTTERTKGFKDQIAAKAPDLKVVFEQTGEFAREKGQQVTEQLIQSNPDIKGIYAENDEMGLGAVNALKGAGKKAGAIKIVTVDGTRNAVQGIVDGWISGVVESNPRFGPLAFQTLDTFTKGEKVAQDIVIQDGAYTPENAKADLGKAF from the coding sequence ATGAAGCTTTCCGCCGCCCGCCGTACCGCCACCACTACCGTCCTCGCCGCGAGCCTCGTCGGCGCTCTCGCACTCAGCGGCTGTGCCAAGTCCGAGGACGACGGCTCCGACAAGAGCTCGTCGGCCGGCGACAAGGACAGCGGCCAGGTCGTCGCCACACCCGGCGCCGACGACAAGACCTGTGACATCGCGCAGTTCGGGGGCGAGAAGATCGACCTGAAGACCGCCACGGTCGGCTTCTCCCAGTCCGAGAAGGAGGCCAACCCCTTCCGGATCGCCGAGACCGCGTCCATCAAGGCCGAGGCCGAGGAGCGCGGGATCAGGCTCCTGACCGCCAACGCCCAGACGCAGTTCTCCAAGCAGATCAGCGACGTGCAGGACCTGATAGCCAAGGGCGCCGACCTGTTGGTGATCGCGCCCCTCAACTCCGACGGCTGGGGCCCGGTGCTGCGCAGCGCCGCGGCGAAGAAGATCCCGATCGTCACCATCGACCGCAAGATCAACGCCACCGCCTGCAAGGACTATGTGAGCTTCATCGGCTCGGACTTCATCGAGCAGGGCAAGCGCGCGGCCGACCAGATGATCGAGGCGACCGGCGGCAAGGGCGAGGTCGCGATCCTGCTCGGCGCCGCGGGCAACAACGTCACCACCGAGCGCACCAAGGGCTTCAAGGACCAGATCGCGGCCAAGGCCCCCGATCTGAAGGTGGTGTTCGAGCAGACCGGTGAGTTCGCCCGCGAGAAGGGCCAGCAGGTCACCGAGCAGCTCATCCAGTCGAACCCCGACATCAAGGGCATCTACGCCGAGAACGACGAGATGGGCCTCGGCGCGGTCAACGCCCTGAAGGGCGCGGGGAAGAAGGCCGGCGCCATCAAGATCGTGACAGTGGACGGCACGCGCAACGCCGTCCAGGGCATCGTCGACGGCTGGATCTCCGGGGTCGTGGAGTCCAACCCGCGCTTCGGTCCGCTCGCCTTCCAGACCCTCGACACCTTCACCAAGGGCGAGAAGGTCGCGCAGGACATCGTCATCCAGGACGGCGCGTACACCCCGGAGAACGCCAAGGCCGATCTGGGCAAGGCTTTCTGA
- a CDS encoding ABC transporter permease, which yields MTHTHTERPARATGTGPSPGEDPSDEAPLGASRAERLSALAQQHGALVTLLLVAIGASIGFDTFLTGDNLENMAVSSAFLAIVALGMTFVIITGGIDLSVGSLFALGGVLGAWGSQYGTLVALLLPLAVCGLIGLVNGLLIAKARLAPFIVTLAAMLAARGILLAITDEGSNTYLVDEKSFFASLGQEKLLGVGVPVWITAALFVAGAVMLRRSRFGQYVYAVGGNEDAAALMGAPVARTKIAVYTLSGLCAGLAGALNAAWLVSGVTILGTGMELEAIAAVVIGGTLLTGGFGFISGSLVGVLLLKVIQNVINQIGSLDSAYQQVVSGAFLAVVVIAQTWLGRRRRMM from the coding sequence ATGACCCACACCCACACGGAGCGTCCGGCCCGCGCCACGGGCACCGGCCCCTCCCCCGGCGAGGACCCGTCCGACGAGGCACCGCTCGGCGCGAGCAGGGCCGAGCGGCTCAGCGCGCTCGCCCAGCAGCACGGCGCGCTCGTCACGCTGCTGCTCGTCGCCATCGGCGCGTCGATCGGCTTCGACACCTTCCTGACCGGCGACAACCTGGAGAACATGGCGGTCTCGTCGGCGTTCCTGGCGATCGTCGCCCTGGGCATGACCTTCGTGATCATCACCGGTGGGATCGACCTGTCCGTCGGTTCGCTGTTCGCGCTCGGCGGGGTGCTCGGCGCCTGGGGTTCGCAGTACGGCACGCTCGTCGCGCTGCTCCTGCCGCTCGCCGTCTGCGGTCTGATCGGACTGGTCAACGGCCTGCTGATCGCGAAGGCGCGGCTCGCGCCGTTCATCGTCACCCTCGCGGCGATGCTCGCCGCCCGCGGCATCCTGCTGGCGATCACCGACGAGGGCTCCAACACCTATCTGGTGGACGAGAAGTCGTTCTTCGCGAGCCTCGGCCAGGAGAAGCTGCTGGGTGTCGGGGTGCCGGTGTGGATCACGGCGGCGCTGTTCGTCGCGGGCGCGGTGATGCTGCGGCGCAGCCGGTTCGGCCAGTACGTGTACGCGGTCGGCGGCAACGAGGACGCGGCGGCGCTGATGGGCGCGCCCGTGGCCCGTACGAAGATCGCCGTCTACACCCTCTCGGGCCTGTGCGCCGGGCTGGCGGGGGCGCTGAACGCGGCCTGGCTGGTCTCGGGCGTCACGATCCTCGGCACCGGTATGGAGCTGGAGGCGATCGCGGCCGTCGTCATCGGCGGCACGCTGCTGACCGGCGGCTTCGGCTTCATCAGCGGCTCACTGGTGGGCGTGCTGCTGCTGAAGGTCATCCAGAACGTCATCAACCAGATCGGTTCGCTCGACTCCGCGTACCAACAGGTCGTCAGCGGCGCGTTCCTGGCGGTGGTGGTGATCGCCCAGACGTGGCTGGGGAGGCGGCGCCGGATGATGTGA